In one window of Tenrec ecaudatus isolate mTenEca1 chromosome 3, mTenEca1.hap1, whole genome shotgun sequence DNA:
- the NAT8L gene encoding N-acetylaspartate synthetase: MQCGPPDMVCETKIVAAEDHEALPGAKKDALLVAAGAMWPPLPAPAPAAPPPAPAPPPRGRPDGAGGAGPPVGRGVCIREFRAAEQEAACRIFYDGILERVPNTAFRGLRQHPRTQLLYALLAALCFAVSRSLVLTCLVPAGLLGLRYYYSRKVILAYLECALHTDMADIEQYYMKPPGSCFWVAVLDGNVVGIVAARGHEEDNTVELQRMSVDSRFRGKGIAKALGRKVLEFALVHNYSAVVLGTTAVKVAAHKLYESLGFRHMGASDHYVLPGMTHSLAERLFFQVRYHRYRLQLREE, encoded by the exons ATGCAGTGTGGGCCTCCCGACATGGTCTGCGAGACGAAGATCGTGGCCGCCGAGGACCATGAGGCGCTGCCGGGGGCCAAGAAGGACGCGCTGCTCGTCGCCGCCGGCGCCATGTGGCCCCCGctgcccgcgcccgcgcccgccgccccgccgcccgcgcccgcgcccccgCCCCGAGGCCGCCCGGACGGCGCGGGGGGCGCGGGACCGCCGGTGGGGCGCGGCGTGTGCATCCGTGAGTTCCGTGCGGCCGAGCAAGAGGCGGCGTGCCGCATCTTCTACGACGGCATCCTGGAGCGCGTCCCCAACACGGCCTTCCGCGGCCTGCGGCAGCACCCGCGCACGCAGCTCCTCTACGCCCTGCTGGCTG CACTGTGCTTCGCTGTGTCCCGCTCGCTGGTGCTGACCTGCCTGGTGCCGGCTGGCCTGCTGGGCCTACGTTACTACTATAGCCGCAAGGTTATCCTCGCCTACCTCGAGTGCGCACTGCACACAGACATGGCGGACATCGAGCAGTACTACATGAAGCCGCCCG GCTCCTGCTTCTGGGTGGCCGTGCTGGACGGCAACGTGGTGGGCATCGTGGCAGCGCGCGGCCACGAGGAGGACAACACAGTGGAGCTGCAGCGCATGTCTGTGGACTCGCGGTTCCGTGGCAAGGGCATCGCCAAGGCGCTGGGCCGCAAGGTGCTGGAGTTCGCCCTAGTGCACAACTACTCGGCGGTGGTGCTGGGCACGACGGCCGTCAAGGTGGCCGCCCACAAGCTCTACGAGTCACTGGGCTTCAGACACATGGGCGCGAGCGACCACTACGTGCTGCCCGGCATGACCCACTCTCTGGCTGAGCGCCTCTTCTTCCAAGTCCGCTACCACCGCTACCGCCTGCAGCTGCGTGAGGAGTGA